The following proteins come from a genomic window of Yinghuangia sp. ASG 101:
- a CDS encoding helix-turn-helix domain-containing protein, translating to MNYTDDTAAWTEPDLTTDTTVVVEPGRPLLLTPDEAGALVRRSGNWMRRKATAGEIPCTVLGRTVLFSYTDLDDLIVIHHRPATT from the coding sequence GTGAACTACACCGACGACACCGCCGCCTGGACCGAGCCCGACCTCACCACCGACACCACCGTGGTCGTCGAGCCCGGCCGCCCGCTGCTGCTCACCCCGGACGAGGCCGGCGCCCTGGTGCGCCGCAGCGGCAACTGGATGCGCCGCAAGGCCACCGCCGGCGAGATCCCCTGCACCGTGCTGGGCCGCACCGTCCTGTTCTCCTACACCGACCTCGACGACCTCATCGTCATCCACCACCGACCCGCAACCACCTGA
- a CDS encoding IS701 family transposase → MDVDRWSVRFDEVMGRVAGRFFRVEPRSTAREFVSGLLSSVERKNCWWLAEQAGHHRPDAMQRLLRSARWDEDGVRDDIRDLVVEHLGDPGGVLIVDETGFLKKGAHSAGVQRQYSGTGGRIENCQVGVFLAYASRHGRALIDRRLYLPEHGWCDDPGRREAAGIPPEAVFATKPRLAADMLAAALDAGVPARWVTGDEVYGQDPRLRAELEDRGVGYVLAVACSTRVRINGGRTPVRADKAAAALPASAWHTHSAGDGAKGPRRYHWAWIALDGDGHRRQLLVRRNRTTGELAFHRCFTPHPVPLPALVRVAGTRWSIEELFQAAKGCVGLDHYQVRNHRSWNRHITLAMLALAILAVTAAGQPDDPGSGRIRLTVNEIRRLLGALLLTPATTAATVLAWSDWRRQHQARARKAHYQARLRS, encoded by the coding sequence GTGGACGTCGATCGCTGGAGCGTGCGGTTCGACGAGGTGATGGGACGGGTGGCGGGTCGGTTCTTCCGGGTGGAACCGCGTTCGACGGCGCGGGAGTTCGTGTCCGGGCTGCTGTCGTCGGTGGAGCGGAAGAACTGCTGGTGGCTGGCCGAGCAGGCCGGGCACCATCGGCCGGACGCGATGCAGCGGCTGCTGCGTTCGGCCCGGTGGGACGAGGACGGCGTCCGCGACGACATCCGCGACCTGGTCGTCGAACACCTCGGCGACCCCGGTGGGGTGCTGATCGTGGACGAGACCGGCTTCCTGAAGAAGGGCGCGCACTCGGCGGGCGTGCAGCGACAGTACTCCGGAACCGGCGGACGGATCGAGAACTGCCAGGTAGGGGTGTTCCTCGCCTACGCCTCCCGGCACGGCCGCGCGCTGATCGACCGGCGCCTCTACCTGCCCGAACACGGCTGGTGCGACGATCCCGGCCGCCGCGAAGCGGCCGGGATCCCGCCCGAGGCGGTGTTCGCGACCAAGCCGCGGCTCGCCGCGGACATGCTCGCCGCCGCACTCGACGCCGGCGTGCCGGCGCGATGGGTGACCGGCGACGAGGTCTACGGCCAAGACCCCCGCCTCCGCGCCGAGTTGGAGGACCGCGGTGTCGGCTACGTCCTCGCGGTGGCGTGCTCGACCCGGGTACGGATCAACGGCGGGCGCACCCCGGTCCGGGCGGACAAGGCCGCCGCCGCGCTGCCGGCCTCCGCGTGGCACACCCACAGCGCCGGCGACGGCGCGAAGGGCCCGCGCCGCTACCACTGGGCGTGGATCGCCCTCGACGGCGACGGACACCGCCGCCAACTCCTCGTCCGCCGCAACCGCACCACCGGCGAACTCGCGTTCCACCGCTGCTTCACCCCACACCCGGTCCCGCTGCCCGCGCTGGTGCGCGTCGCCGGGACCCGCTGGTCCATCGAGGAGTTGTTCCAGGCCGCGAAAGGCTGCGTCGGACTGGACCACTACCAAGTCCGCAACCACCGCTCCTGGAACCGCCACATCACCCTCGCGATGCTCGCCCTGGCCATCCTCGCCGTCACCGCAGCCGGACAACCCGACGACCCCGGCAGCGGCCGGATCAGGCTGACCGTCAACGAGATCCGCCGCCTGCTCGGCGCCCTACTCCTCACCCCGGCAACGACCGCGGCAACCGTCCTGGCCTGGTCCGACTGGCGCAGACAACACCAAGCCCGAGCCCGAAAAGCCCATTACCAGGCACGACTCCGCAGCTGA
- a CDS encoding sunset domain-containing protein produces the protein MDARIRELAENSPNFGYLLEISPKLVAYGTRAEVFLADEPGDAMIKCRQFLEELVRVVVVKTGTGQGVDSLGKRVQALSDADVVSRQAVRQMRTVLRSGNKAVHEDFADPDKAAESVRCCFWLGDYVARHVFGDTTRRSHSTPAARPANRDTGTEVLTAVTHTAAEIATIKRLLESIDNRITASEPGPTPSTRPRRTTPIVVAGIIAAAVTAIALTVWAVRSGDERTGPEPPTAQDCPAAVPIKGNISSAGERIYHLPGGSYYTRTNAERCFDSAADAESEGFRPARR, from the coding sequence GTGGATGCGCGTATCCGGGAACTCGCCGAGAATTCTCCCAACTTCGGTTACCTGTTGGAGATTTCGCCGAAGCTCGTGGCGTACGGGACACGCGCCGAGGTGTTCCTGGCTGACGAGCCGGGCGACGCGATGATCAAGTGCCGGCAGTTCCTCGAAGAACTCGTTCGAGTTGTCGTCGTCAAGACCGGAACCGGCCAAGGCGTCGATTCGCTTGGCAAGCGCGTCCAGGCGTTGAGCGACGCGGACGTGGTCAGTCGGCAAGCGGTGCGGCAGATGCGTACTGTCTTGAGATCCGGAAACAAGGCGGTGCACGAAGACTTCGCCGACCCGGACAAGGCAGCCGAGTCAGTGCGTTGCTGCTTCTGGCTGGGCGACTACGTGGCCCGACATGTGTTCGGCGACACCACGCGGCGGTCCCACAGCACACCTGCGGCACGACCTGCCAATCGCGACACCGGCACAGAGGTCCTTACCGCCGTGACCCACACAGCCGCCGAGATCGCAACGATCAAACGCCTGCTGGAATCCATTGACAACCGCATTACCGCAAGCGAACCGGGACCGACGCCCAGCACCCGACCGCGACGCACCACACCCATCGTGGTCGCAGGCATAATCGCGGCAGCGGTGACGGCAATCGCCCTGACCGTCTGGGCCGTCCGTTCGGGAGACGAGCGCACCGGCCCGGAACCCCCGACCGCCCAGGACTGCCCTGCCGCGGTACCGATCAAGGGAAACATCAGCTCAGCGGGCGAACGTATCTACCACCTGCCCGGGGGCTCCTACTACACGCGCACCAACGCCGAACGCTGCTTCGATTCAGCCGCGGACGCCGAATCGGAGGGATTCCGGCCAGCTCGACGTTGA